Proteins from a single region of Caloramator sp. E03:
- the aroD gene encoding type I 3-dehydroquinate dehydratase: MGKVVKVKDVLIGEGMPKICVPMVGETIEQLIEEANYLKGIESDVVEWRVDFYENVTDIDKVKEALVNIRKVLDNKPIIFTFRSAKEGGQREIEKSYYFKLNKEIASTKLVDIVDVELFNDENDIKELIKSAHGNGVAVIISNHDFNKTPSKDEIISRLKKAAELGADIPKIAVMPTCVEDVITLLDATRITKEQYVDVPIITMSMAGKGVISRLSGEIFGSSLTFGAAKKASAPGQISVGDLKKVIELIHSNL, from the coding sequence ATGGGTAAAGTAGTTAAAGTTAAAGATGTTTTAATTGGTGAAGGTATGCCAAAGATTTGTGTCCCAATGGTTGGCGAAACGATAGAGCAGCTCATTGAGGAAGCTAATTATCTAAAAGGAATTGAATCGGATGTTGTAGAATGGCGTGTTGATTTTTATGAAAATGTTACTGATATCGATAAAGTAAAAGAAGCTTTAGTTAATATTAGAAAAGTACTTGATAATAAGCCAATAATATTTACTTTTAGAAGTGCAAAAGAAGGTGGACAAAGGGAAATAGAAAAATCATATTACTTTAAATTAAATAAAGAAATAGCTTCTACAAAATTAGTAGATATTGTTGATGTTGAGCTGTTTAATGATGAAAATGATATTAAGGAATTAATTAAATCTGCTCATGGAAATGGTGTTGCTGTTATTATATCAAACCATGATTTTAATAAAACACCATCAAAGGATGAAATTATATCACGCCTTAAAAAAGCAGCCGAACTTGGGGCAGATATTCCTAAAATAGCAGTAATGCCTACATGCGTTGAAGATGTAATTACACTGCTTGATGCTACACGAATCACAAAGGAACAATATGTTGATGTACCAATAATTACAATGTCTATGGCAGGCAAAGGTGTTATAAGCAGGTTATCAGGAGAGATATTTGGCTCTTCTTTAACCTTTGGTGCGGCTAAAAAGGCTTCTGCACCGGGACAAATTTCTGTTGGTGACTTGAAAAAGGTTATTGAATTAATTCACAGCAACCTTTAA
- a CDS encoding tripartite tricarboxylate transporter substrate binding protein produces the protein MKYLMRLKKKAAILFSITIFINLNITGCGKIADTKQAPYPSQNINGIIAWGAGGGTDNVARRLQAGAEKVLGKSIIMSNKPGGAGILATQYVYDQKADGYTLLFNAETPPLYPILGLPNLTYDKFEPVLLLVRGSSVIVVPKDSPYNTFEDLIKDAKAKPNKINLGISGVGGQPYITAAILKKVDGVVFNQVPYDGDSSLITALLGKQIQVTALSVGAAAQYINNGDMKALVVMANKPNPIIPNVPTAGDINPQYQKILKTSGFFYGVFVKKGTPKNVTDKLVEAFKRAYNDPKFQQYVISNGMVPLGLTGEEAKKFIKDWQSQMCWLIYEAGGAKESPEKFGITKP, from the coding sequence ATGAAATACCTAATGAGATTAAAGAAAAAAGCTGCTATATTATTTAGTATAACTATATTTATAAATCTAAATATAACGGGTTGTGGTAAAATTGCTGATACAAAACAGGCACCCTACCCAAGTCAGAATATTAATGGGATTATTGCATGGGGAGCAGGTGGAGGAACGGATAATGTTGCAAGAAGATTGCAGGCAGGAGCTGAAAAAGTCCTTGGGAAATCTATCATAATGTCAAATAAACCTGGAGGGGCAGGGATTTTGGCTACACAGTATGTATATGATCAAAAGGCTGACGGCTATACACTTCTTTTTAATGCCGAAACCCCTCCTCTTTATCCTATTCTTGGACTACCTAATTTGACTTATGATAAATTTGAACCAGTTTTATTATTAGTTAGGGGTAGTTCGGTTATTGTTGTCCCAAAAGATTCACCTTACAATACATTTGAGGATCTTATAAAAGATGCTAAAGCAAAGCCAAATAAGATAAACTTAGGTATAAGCGGTGTTGGAGGTCAGCCCTATATTACAGCTGCTATTTTAAAAAAGGTAGATGGTGTAGTATTTAATCAAGTTCCTTACGATGGAGATAGTAGTCTTATTACTGCTCTTTTAGGCAAACAAATTCAGGTGACGGCGCTATCAGTAGGGGCAGCAGCTCAATATATTAATAACGGAGATATGAAAGCATTGGTTGTAATGGCTAATAAGCCTAATCCAATCATTCCTAATGTGCCTACTGCTGGGGATATTAATCCACAATACCAAAAAATTCTTAAAACCTCAGGATTTTTTTATGGCGTTTTTGTGAAGAAGGGAACACCAAAAAATGTAACAGATAAGCTTGTAGAAGCATTTAAAAGGGCATATAATGATCCAAAGTTTCAACAATATGTTATATCTAACGGTATGGTACCTTTAGGGTTAACTGGTGAAGAGGCTAAAAAATTTATAAAGGATTGGCAATCTCAAATGTGCTGGCTAATTTATGAGGCTGGCGGTGCAAAGGAGTCGCCGGAGAAATTCGGTATTACAAAACCTTAG
- a CDS encoding tripartite tricarboxylate transporter TctB family protein, with amino-acid sequence MPINEHSKQQNIEHKQKTGELYFLMILFLLFSVFFIDALKYEGVIEGRINGSGIVPQFISVVVLIMILMLFIKTLKNHDQKIKIAEILKFLFCREVIIIIMMIILYAILIEKLHFVPTTMFFLFFTMLFLDKTKIGNKFVVSTCTIASILVIFRYIFNIILP; translated from the coding sequence ATGCCAATAAATGAGCATAGTAAGCAGCAGAATATAGAGCATAAACAAAAAACAGGTGAACTTTATTTTTTAATGATATTATTTCTACTGTTTTCTGTTTTTTTTATTGATGCTTTAAAATATGAAGGAGTAATAGAAGGAAGAATTAATGGTTCAGGTATCGTTCCTCAGTTTATTTCAGTAGTAGTATTGATTATGATATTAATGTTATTTATTAAAACCCTTAAAAATCATGATCAAAAAATTAAAATTGCCGAAATATTAAAGTTTCTTTTTTGCCGTGAAGTAATCATTATTATTATGATGATTATTTTATATGCGATATTGATAGAAAAGCTCCACTTTGTTCCAACAACTATGTTTTTTTTATTTTTTACCATGTTATTCCTCGATAAAACTAAAATAGGTAATAAATTCGTAGTTTCTACTTGTACAATAGCATCAATTCTTGTAATTTTTAGATATATTTTTAATATCATACTACCGTAA
- a CDS encoding tripartite tricarboxylate transporter permease yields the protein MSGIEGFLIPFLNPEMILYIAVGVFVGIYVGAIPGLSVTMAVSVLISFTFGWKILPALAVMVGIYVGGVYGGSRSSILLNIPGAPAAIATTFDGFPMAQKGEAGIAMGLSTIQSVIGTLFGILVLALASPLVSNLALKFMPQDYLLISIMGLLLIGSLSKGSIIKALTTACLGILVGMIGIDPITGQARFTFGYDKLLGGINFVAAMIGVFGLSEALMQLRDKVEPVKQKVDKIIPSWNLILKHLPLTLRASILGTIIGALPGTGGDIASLIAYDQAKRTVKNPTRPFGEGAHEGVIAPEAAKNAAIGGAFIPMMTLGIPGDSVTAVLISAMIIHGLRPGPMLMKDQPQFFWVILGCLVISNLFLIIFGMTGIKLFTKIVEIPKAIVIPIIIVLSIVGSYSINNSVVDIYWMIAFGILGYFFKIYNYPTAPMVLGMILSPIIDINYRRAMALNHNNFYELINSLLGSPISFTLIFLIMLMPLSKLKFWKRIKMF from the coding sequence GTGTCAGGAATAGAAGGATTCTTAATACCATTTCTAAATCCCGAAATGATTTTATATATAGCTGTGGGTGTATTTGTGGGAATTTATGTTGGTGCTATACCTGGGCTTTCTGTAACTATGGCGGTTTCTGTTCTTATTTCTTTTACATTTGGTTGGAAAATATTACCGGCACTTGCAGTAATGGTTGGTATATATGTAGGTGGAGTCTATGGAGGAAGCCGTTCTTCTATTCTTTTAAATATACCTGGAGCTCCTGCTGCAATTGCTACTACATTTGATGGCTTCCCAATGGCTCAAAAGGGTGAAGCAGGAATAGCCATGGGGCTTAGTACTATACAATCAGTAATTGGTACATTGTTTGGCATCCTTGTCCTTGCATTGGCTTCACCTTTGGTTTCTAATCTGGCACTTAAATTTATGCCCCAAGATTATCTGTTAATATCAATAATGGGGTTATTATTGATTGGAAGTCTTAGTAAGGGTTCGATTATAAAGGCTTTAACTACAGCATGTCTTGGTATTTTAGTAGGAATGATTGGAATAGATCCTATTACTGGACAGGCAAGGTTTACTTTTGGATATGATAAACTTTTAGGTGGTATTAATTTTGTTGCTGCTATGATTGGTGTTTTTGGATTATCAGAGGCATTGATGCAGTTACGTGATAAGGTAGAACCTGTTAAACAAAAAGTAGATAAAATTATTCCAAGCTGGAATTTAATATTAAAGCATCTTCCACTTACATTACGAGCTTCCATATTAGGAACTATAATTGGAGCCCTTCCAGGAACAGGAGGGGATATAGCATCTCTTATAGCTTACGACCAGGCAAAACGAACAGTAAAGAACCCAACAAGGCCTTTTGGTGAAGGAGCTCATGAGGGTGTTATTGCACCAGAAGCTGCTAAAAACGCTGCAATAGGGGGAGCATTTATTCCTATGATGACGCTTGGCATTCCAGGGGATTCAGTTACGGCGGTTTTAATTAGTGCTATGATAATTCATGGGCTAAGACCAGGACCTATGTTAATGAAGGATCAGCCTCAATTTTTCTGGGTTATATTAGGTTGCCTTGTTATTTCAAATTTATTTCTTATTATCTTTGGTATGACAGGAATTAAACTTTTTACTAAGATTGTAGAAATTCCTAAGGCTATTGTTATTCCAATAATAATAGTTTTATCAATTGTGGGAAGCTACAGCATAAACAATAGTGTTGTAGATATTTACTGGATGATTGCATTTGGAATTCTTGGATACTTTTTTAAAATATATAATTACCCAACAGCTCCAATGGTTTTAGGAATGATTTTGAGTCCTATTATCGATATAAATTATAGACGAGCCATGGCTTTAAATCATAATAACTTCTATGAATTGATTAATTCTTTACTTGGCAGCCCTATTTCTTTTACATTGATATTTTTAATAATGCTTATGCCTTTATCTAAATTGAAATTTTGGAAAAGGATAAAGATGTTTTAA
- a CDS encoding MogA/MoaB family molybdenum cofactor biosynthesis protein: MISTAILTISDKGSKGEREDITGKNLKELLESLNYSVEYYKIIPDEIEEIKRELIYICDELKLNLILTNGGTGFSNRDVTPEATLSVIEKNAPGIAEAMRYNSLKITPKAMLSRAVAGIRKDTLIINLPGSPKGAIENFKSIMDAIPHGIDILTGNAKECAR; the protein is encoded by the coding sequence ATGATTAGCACAGCAATTCTTACAATAAGCGATAAGGGCTCTAAGGGGGAGAGAGAGGATATTACGGGAAAAAATTTAAAGGAGCTTTTAGAGTCTTTAAATTATAGCGTTGAATATTACAAAATAATTCCCGATGAAATTGAGGAAATAAAAAGAGAGCTTATTTATATCTGTGATGAGCTTAAACTAAACTTGATACTTACAAATGGTGGGACAGGCTTTTCAAATAGGGATGTAACCCCAGAGGCAACCCTTTCAGTAATTGAAAAAAACGCTCCTGGTATTGCAGAGGCTATGAGGTATAATTCACTTAAAATTACTCCAAAGGCTATGCTGTCAAGGGCAGTAGCTGGAATTAGAAAGGATACCCTTATTATAAATCTTCCAGGAAGCCCAAAGGGTGCAATTGAAAATTTTAAATCTATAATGGATGCAATTCCCCATGGAATAGATATTTTAACAGGTAATGCAAAAGAATGTGCAAGATAA
- a CDS encoding molybdopterin molybdotransferase MoeA, with translation MELFKVVDLDEALNIILDNNKISLGYEEIDILKSLDRVLYEDIISPFNVPDFRRSTVDGYAVRFKDTIGVRESIPAMLNLKGEVIMGKASDGDIKEGECMYIPTGGMLPYNGDAVVMIEYTEKLDDETILINSPVSFLENVVEIGEDVRKDEIILKKGIRIRPFEIGVMSSLGIKKVKVFKKAVIGIISTGNEVLDINEKLTLGKIYDINSYLLMSLVKKDMAEAKSYGIVKDDYESLKSILDKALDECDIVLISGGSSVGKKDETFKVLNSFDDLGVLIHGIAIKPGKPTLIARCKGKIVFGLPGHPLACSVVYISLVKKYIQSLIGYFEKEIPISCTFGLNYHKAKGRAEYLPVNLIDEDGELKAYPVFTKSGLITGFSKAEGYIVIPKNEEGLRENQKVYVYRL, from the coding sequence GTGGAACTTTTTAAGGTGGTAGACTTAGATGAAGCACTGAATATAATTTTAGATAACAATAAAATCTCTTTAGGTTATGAAGAGATTGATATTTTAAAATCCTTAGATAGAGTTTTATATGAGGATATAATATCTCCCTTTAATGTCCCTGACTTTAGAAGGTCAACGGTTGATGGCTATGCAGTAAGATTTAAGGATACAATAGGCGTTAGAGAATCTATACCAGCAATGCTAAACCTTAAGGGTGAGGTTATAATGGGAAAGGCTTCAGATGGTGATATAAAAGAGGGAGAGTGCATGTACATCCCAACAGGAGGGATGCTTCCTTATAATGGTGATGCAGTTGTTATGATTGAATATACTGAAAAGCTTGATGATGAAACGATTTTAATAAACTCTCCAGTATCTTTTTTAGAAAACGTTGTTGAAATTGGAGAGGACGTTAGAAAAGATGAGATTATATTAAAAAAAGGAATCAGGATTAGACCTTTTGAAATAGGTGTTATGTCAAGCCTTGGAATTAAAAAAGTTAAGGTCTTTAAAAAAGCAGTTATAGGGATAATATCAACGGGCAATGAGGTTTTAGATATAAATGAAAAACTTACTTTAGGAAAAATCTACGATATAAACTCCTATCTTTTAATGTCCTTAGTAAAAAAGGATATGGCAGAGGCTAAAAGCTATGGGATAGTAAAGGATGATTATGAATCACTTAAAAGTATATTGGATAAAGCTTTAGATGAATGCGATATAGTACTGATTTCAGGAGGAAGTTCTGTTGGCAAAAAGGATGAAACCTTTAAGGTTTTAAATTCCTTTGATGACTTAGGGGTTTTGATTCACGGCATAGCAATAAAACCAGGAAAGCCAACCCTTATTGCAAGATGTAAAGGTAAAATAGTTTTTGGCCTTCCAGGACACCCTTTAGCCTGCAGTGTAGTTTATATAAGCCTTGTTAAAAAATACATACAAAGCCTTATAGGCTATTTTGAAAAAGAAATTCCAATAAGCTGCACCTTCGGACTTAATTATCATAAAGCAAAGGGAAGGGCGGAGTATCTTCCTGTTAATTTAATAGATGAAGATGGAGAATTAAAAGCATACCCTGTATTTACAAAATCAGGGCTTATAACTGGTTTTTCAAAGGCAGAAGGTTATATTGTAATACCTAAAAATGAAGAGGGCTTAAGGGAAAATCAGAAGGTTTATGTTTATAGATTATAG
- a CDS encoding molybdopterin biosynthesis protein, translating into MMSNIYLSNYELDDALNIYFSNFDFKEKLESEEILTCESCGRVTSKAVYAKISYPFYNSSAMDGIAVKSEKTIGATEKNMIELYENEDYIVVDTGDPIPKGFDSVIMVEDIIKVKEGCVKIYKSALPYENIRPIGEDIVQNTLILPSNHKIRAVDIGALLCGGVNSIKVYKKPKVGIIPTGTEIVEPTLDLKIGDIIESNSRVFSALISEWGGEAVRYNIVKDDYEKIKTAIIKAVDENDIVLINAGSSAGREDFTYSIINEIGKVFVHGIAIKPGKPVILGKIKDKPVIGIPGYPVSAYIIMENIVKPLLEKYQGLLHDEGDIKEAVLSRRIVSSLKHLEFVRVKLGFVGDKLIATPLNRGAGATMSLVNADGILKIPQNCEGLEAGSKVKVNLLKKTNEIKNTIVVIGSHDPIVDVVSDLLKKSEGGYSLSSSHVGSMGGILSLKKEECHIAPIHLLDMESGEYNIPYINKYLKGMDVALIKGVKRIQGLMVKKGNPYNIKDLNDVAKLKLRYINRQKGSGTRLLLDYNLKKLGIDFSAISGYEREEFTHLGVAAAIKEDDADCGMGVYSAAQLMNLDFIPICSEEYDFALHESYLEMPMIKKFIEVIKSEEFFKQLDRLGGYDYLECGKIMRIRG; encoded by the coding sequence ATTATGTCAAACATATATTTATCAAATTATGAGCTTGATGATGCTCTTAATATTTATTTTTCAAATTTTGATTTTAAAGAAAAACTTGAAAGCGAAGAGATTTTAACCTGTGAATCTTGTGGGAGAGTAACATCGAAGGCGGTATATGCAAAAATATCATATCCTTTTTATAACTCATCAGCGATGGATGGCATTGCTGTAAAAAGCGAAAAAACTATAGGTGCTACGGAAAAGAATATGATAGAGCTTTATGAAAATGAGGACTACATAGTTGTTGATACTGGGGATCCTATACCTAAAGGTTTTGACAGCGTTATTATGGTTGAGGATATTATAAAGGTTAAAGAGGGCTGCGTAAAAATATATAAAAGTGCTCTGCCCTACGAGAATATTAGACCTATTGGTGAAGATATAGTGCAAAATACATTAATCCTTCCATCAAACCATAAAATAAGGGCAGTAGATATTGGGGCTCTTCTTTGCGGGGGAGTAAACAGCATAAAGGTCTATAAAAAGCCTAAAGTAGGCATAATACCAACAGGAACGGAAATAGTAGAGCCTACTTTAGACCTAAAAATTGGGGATATAATAGAGTCAAATTCGAGGGTTTTTAGTGCCCTTATTAGTGAATGGGGAGGAGAAGCTGTAAGGTATAACATAGTTAAAGATGATTATGAAAAAATAAAAACTGCAATAATAAAAGCAGTGGATGAAAACGATATAGTTTTAATAAATGCAGGATCCTCTGCTGGAAGAGAGGATTTTACATATAGCATTATAAATGAGATTGGAAAGGTTTTTGTCCATGGAATTGCAATAAAACCAGGTAAGCCTGTAATACTTGGTAAAATAAAGGATAAGCCTGTTATTGGTATACCAGGATATCCCGTCTCAGCCTATATTATTATGGAAAACATAGTAAAACCTCTTTTGGAAAAATATCAGGGACTTTTACATGATGAGGGGGATATAAAAGAGGCTGTTCTCTCAAGGAGAATAGTATCTTCATTAAAACATCTTGAATTTGTAAGGGTAAAGCTTGGATTTGTCGGGGATAAGCTTATCGCAACTCCCCTAAACAGGGGTGCTGGGGCAACGATGTCCTTAGTTAATGCCGATGGAATACTTAAAATTCCTCAAAACTGTGAAGGATTAGAGGCAGGAAGCAAAGTTAAAGTTAATCTTTTGAAAAAGACTAATGAAATTAAAAATACAATAGTTGTAATAGGAAGCCATGATCCTATAGTTGATGTTGTTTCAGATTTACTAAAGAAAAGTGAAGGAGGATATTCCCTCTCCTCATCCCACGTTGGAAGCATGGGAGGAATACTCTCTTTAAAAAAGGAAGAATGTCATATTGCACCTATCCATCTTCTTGATATGGAAAGTGGGGAATATAATATTCCTTATATAAATAAATATTTAAAGGGTATGGATGTTGCACTTATTAAAGGTGTTAAAAGAATTCAGGGGCTTATGGTTAAAAAAGGCAATCCCTATAATATAAAAGATTTAAATGATGTAGCTAAGCTTAAATTAAGATATATAAACAGGCAAAAAGGCTCAGGGACAAGGCTTTTGCTTGATTATAATTTAAAAAAACTTGGAATAGATTTTAGTGCAATTTCAGGCTATGAAAGGGAGGAGTTTACCCATCTTGGAGTTGCTGCAGCAATTAAAGAAGATGATGCTGACTGTGGTATGGGAGTATACTCTGCAGCACAACTTATGAATCTTGATTTTATACCAATATGCAGCGAGGAATATGATTTTGCATTACATGAATCTTATTTAGAAATGCCAATGATTAAAAAATTTATTGAAGTTATAAAAAGTGAGGAGTTTTTTAAACAGCTTGATAGACTTGGAGGATATGACTACTTAGAATGTGGAAAGATTATGAGGATTAGGGGATGA
- the moaA gene encoding GTP 3',8-cyclase MoaA codes for MKDGWGRDINYIRISVTDRCNLRCIYCMPLEGIEKKEHDDILRHEDILKIVKCCAKLGINKIRLTGGEPLIVKDIDKLIYEISKIEGIDDIGITTNGILLKDMAGDLKRCGLKRVNISLDTLDEEKFKKITRRGQLKNVLEAIEECLRIGLSPVKINTVLIRGINDDEIDEIMNLTRKYPIDVRFIELMPIGEGEKYYKDGFISSEEIIKNNKSLIPLGRKKGETAENYRLSDSIGKIGFISPLSCKFCDSCNRIRLTSTGTIKPCLHSEKEYSIREYLNSEDMLLMAIKNSIINKPKEHYLEENEKSFSKKMMFQIGG; via the coding sequence GTGAAGGATGGATGGGGAAGAGATATAAATTATATAAGGATTTCAGTAACCGACAGATGTAACTTAAGATGTATATACTGCATGCCTTTGGAAGGCATTGAAAAAAAGGAGCATGATGATATATTAAGGCATGAGGATATATTAAAAATTGTAAAATGCTGTGCAAAACTTGGCATTAATAAAATAAGGTTAACTGGAGGAGAACCTTTAATAGTTAAGGATATAGATAAGCTTATATATGAAATAAGCAAAATAGAGGGAATTGACGATATAGGGATTACAACGAACGGAATTTTATTAAAGGATATGGCAGGGGATTTAAAAAGGTGCGGACTTAAAAGAGTAAACATAAGCCTTGATACATTGGATGAGGAAAAATTTAAAAAAATTACAAGAAGAGGACAGCTTAAAAATGTTTTAGAAGCCATTGAAGAGTGCCTTAGGATTGGCTTAAGCCCTGTAAAGATAAATACAGTGCTTATAAGAGGTATAAACGATGATGAAATTGATGAAATTATGAATCTAACAAGAAAGTATCCAATAGATGTTCGTTTTATTGAGCTTATGCCAATAGGAGAAGGGGAGAAATATTATAAGGATGGCTTTATTTCAAGCGAGGAGATTATAAAAAATAATAAAAGCCTTATTCCTCTTGGAAGGAAAAAGGGGGAAACAGCAGAGAATTATAGGCTTTCTGATTCAATAGGCAAAATAGGTTTTATAAGCCCTCTAAGCTGCAAATTCTGCGACAGCTGTAACAGAATAAGGCTTACCTCAACAGGAACTATAAAGCCCTGCCTTCACTCTGAAAAAGAGTACAGTATAAGAGAATATTTAAACAGTGAGGATATGCTTTTGATGGCTATTAAAAACTCTATAATAAATAAGCCTAAGGAGCATTATCTTGAGGAAAACGAGAAAAGCTTCAGCAAAAAAATGATGTTTCAAATAGGAGGTTAG
- the moaC gene encoding cyclic pyranopterin monophosphate synthase MoaC: MELTHINKEGRARMVDVSLKDETLREAVAKGYVYMKKETLEKIKEGSIKKGDVLSVAQVGGILGAKRTSDIIPMCHPIMMTGCDISFKLNFEKLRVEITSTVKTVGQTGVEMEALSAVSIAALTIYDMCKAIDREMIISDIKLMKKSGGKSGLFERKED, translated from the coding sequence ATGGAACTTACGCATATAAATAAAGAGGGAAGAGCAAGGATGGTAGATGTGAGCTTAAAGGATGAAACTTTAAGGGAGGCTGTAGCAAAGGGATATGTATACATGAAAAAAGAAACTTTAGAAAAGATAAAGGAGGGGAGCATTAAAAAAGGAGATGTTCTATCCGTTGCACAGGTTGGGGGCATACTGGGTGCAAAGAGGACAAGCGATATAATTCCAATGTGCCATCCAATTATGATGACAGGGTGCGACATTAGCTTTAAGCTAAATTTTGAAAAATTGAGGGTAGAAATAACATCAACGGTTAAAACAGTAGGACAAACTGGTGTTGAGATGGAGGCATTAAGTGCTGTAAGCATAGCCGCTTTAACTATTTATGATATGTGTAAGGCCATTGACAGAGAGATGATTATATCTGATATAAAGCTTATGAAAAAGTCTGGAGGGAAATCAGGACTTTTTGAAAGGAAGGAGGATTAA
- a CDS encoding MOSC domain-containing protein — protein MAKVLAINISSKKGEIKHPIGEGYFRENHGLEGDAHAGNWHRQVSLLGKESIDKMKALGIEGLCTGKFAENITTEGIELYKLPIGTKLKIGETIMEVTQIGKECHAGCQIRNLVGDCIMPREGIFTKVLKSGYVRDGDEIEILEE, from the coding sequence ATGGCAAAGGTTTTAGCTATTAATATTAGCTCAAAAAAAGGGGAGATAAAACATCCAATAGGAGAGGGGTATTTTAGAGAAAATCACGGCCTTGAAGGAGATGCCCATGCAGGAAACTGGCACAGGCAGGTAAGCCTTCTTGGAAAGGAGAGCATCGATAAAATGAAAGCTCTTGGTATAGAGGGGCTTTGCACTGGAAAGTTTGCAGAAAACATTACAACTGAAGGCATAGAACTTTATAAACTTCCTATTGGTACAAAACTTAAAATAGGAGAGACTATAATGGAGGTAACACAAATAGGGAAAGAGTGCCATGCAGGATGCCAGATAAGAAATCTTGTTGGGGACTGCATTATGCCAAGGGAAGGTATATTTACAAAGGTTTTAAAGAGCGGATATGTAAGGGACGGGGATGAAATAGAAATTTTAGAAGAATAA
- a CDS encoding HesA/MoeB/ThiF family protein: protein MEALTEEECLKLKSFKVGVIGCGGLGGYIIEMLSRIGVGYIAAVDGDVFQRSNLNRQILSSSLSIGKNKAREAKDRMMYVNPDVKVEAFEEMLNENNAERILKGLDLAVDALDNIDSRLLLQSKAKEYNIPIIHGSIGGWYGQVTTILPGDNTLKFIYREGTKSGIEKKLGNPSFIPPLIASIQVSEAIKLLLNKGDILRKKILFVDILNNDFNIIEV from the coding sequence ATGGAGGCTTTAACTGAAGAGGAATGCTTAAAGCTTAAAAGCTTTAAGGTAGGAGTTATAGGGTGCGGAGGTCTTGGAGGATACATAATTGAGATGCTTTCAAGAATTGGAGTAGGATATATTGCTGCAGTGGATGGTGATGTGTTTCAAAGGTCTAATTTAAACAGGCAGATTTTATCAAGCAGCTTATCTATAGGGAAAAATAAGGCAAGGGAAGCAAAGGATAGGATGATGTATGTAAATCCTGATGTAAAAGTAGAAGCCTTCGAAGAGATGTTAAATGAAAATAATGCTGAAAGGATTTTAAAGGGACTTGATTTAGCAGTGGATGCACTGGATAACATAGATTCAAGGCTTCTTCTTCAAAGTAAGGCTAAGGAATATAATATACCGATAATTCACGGCTCAATAGGAGGATGGTACGGTCAGGTTACAACAATACTTCCAGGGGATAATACCCTTAAATTTATTTATAGAGAAGGAACTAAATCTGGAATTGAAAAAAAGCTTGGCAACCCTTCCTTTATACCCCCTTTAATAGCCTCAATACAGGTTAGCGAAGCCATTAAGCTTCTTTTAAATAAAGGGGATATATTAAGAAAAAAGATACTTTTTGTTGATATATTAAATAACGACTTTAATATAATTGAAGTTTAA